Within the uncultured Methanomethylovorans sp. genome, the region GAAAAACTCTGGGATGGAATCGGTAATGTAGTAATTCCGCCTCAACCTCATACAGGGATAGACCTAGAACTTGCAGAGAGTGTTCCTATGATAATGGAACATCCTGATCATTATCTGCTTGAGAGATTCCCTGAAAATAACGAACTTATAGATGGTTCTGGTGTCAAGGTGTGCATAATTGATACCGGAATTGACAGATTCCATCCTGATCTAAGGGACAGGATAGTTTTTATCAAGGATTTTACCAAAGATAACGACGGTGTAGACTACATAGGCCATGGCACACATGTTGCTGGCATTGTAGCTGGCAATGGAACAGCATCTCACGGAAGTTCAAAAGGTGTAGCTCCAGGAGCTGACTTATATGTCGCTAAGGTCTTCTCTGGAAATGGGGGAGGTGCTGAACTCACAAATATACTGGATGCCATTGAATGGGCTGTGGATAACAAAATGGATGTAGTAAATATGTCCCTGGGTTCGGAATTACCTGGATGCGATGGTACATGCCATTTATGCAGAGCTGCTGACTGGGCTGCTGAAAATGAAGTAACTGTAATGTTATCAGCCGGTAATTCCGGTTCAAGAAAAGGAACTATCACTTGTCCTGCAAATTCCAAATATTCACTAGCTGTCGGCGCACTTGATAAGGTTCATAAGATCGCAGAGTTCAGCAGCCGTGGTCCTACTCTTGATGGAAGGCCAAAACCGGATATAGTAACCCCTGGTGTATCTATAAAAGCCGCCAGAGCTTCCAATACTTCAATGGGGAAGCCAGTTGATCAGTATTATACAATTGCATCTGGAACTAGTATGGCTGCACCCCATGGTTCTGGTGTGGCTTCTCTTTTGATCCAAATCTATAGGCACTACTCAAAAAAGCAATTTGGTCATGAGATCCAGCTGTCTTCAAAGGATATCAAGAATATTATGATGCAGGGTACTATTGACATAGATACTGATGCAAATGTTGCCGGAGAGGCTTGATCAATGTTCCTTTGTGTGTCAAGATTATGGAAGATATGGGGAAAATACCTTCAGGGCTTGTACTAAAAAAGAAGGATAACATAGCTTCCGAAAAAAGTGTTGGTATCGGAGATGTCAAGTTAGCATTAGATATATTGAATATTCTAATATTTATCTATAAGAATTTCTTATTCAAAGATGGGGAAAAGGAAAAGAAAGAGCCAGCGGATAATATTCTCTCGGTTGATCCTTCTCTGGACAAGACATCTCAACAAACAGTTGAACTTGCTGCTTCTATTGCTGCTTTTCACCTTGCTGAACTGGGTATTCCCCTTGATTGCAATGTGAATTTCATAAATGATAGAAATGAAGTCGTGTCATCCCTTGGAGATAAAATGCCGCGGGAGAGAATAAACGGCAGTGGTTTCATGGGACTTTACAAACCAGCTTCTCAATCGGCATATGTACGACTCATGGGTCTTCCCGAAATGATATCTACGATTGCCCACGAGACCGCTCATAATTTCCTTACAACAAGGTCAAATCTTGGAAAATTCATGAAGGATCTTGATTGCATATATGAGATCCATAAAGATGGGTCCGATATCAAGATGGATACTATCATAGGAAATGTGAGGCAGGATTACGCTGTTCTTTTTAATGTTTCGAAAATTACCCATGAGGGTTTTGCAAGTTGGGTGGGGCATTATGTACTTCGCAGATTTGTAGATACGTTAAAGCAGCAGACTTTCGAAAATCAAAGTATCGATACGATGAAACTGAACTTTTTAATTGAAGCATATGAACATCTGTCAAAAGATCTGGACAAACGTGCTTCAGAATACTATTATGGCAGGCTTCAATACTGCAATATAGAAGAGTTCTTTGGCCCATCGGTTGTTCCAATCGCGGCTGTTTATTGTATGGATGTTTCTTATGATGTAAATGAGCTGTACAATATTCTTGAACTGAATCAGATATTTATCAATCAGGATGCAGAAACTATGTGCAAGAATCTTGATGCTTTGAGATTCTCGCCTGATATGCGACTTGCAGCAGTATCAAAGATACTTCCTGGAGTGGTCCATTCACATGATGATATTTCGAAAATGGATGAGCCTACTTATTTCGTCAATGCTATAAGACGGTTCTTTGGAGAAAGTTTCCTTGAAAAGGATGTTTACATAAGCAGCCTGAGGTTGGAACAGGAAAGAAATGAAGTATCCGTTGATAGAACGGGTGTGGTGGTTGGAGAACTTCTGGCTGAGCTTGCTTATGAAGATGTAAGGGATATCAAAGGACTTGTGAATGAGTTGTTGAGTGTTACCGACTGGACACCTGTAACTGAACTTGCAAGGCAAATGCAACTTTTTAGTAATTCCATTATCAAGAATAAGGCAAAGGAGATTCTTGATTACAATAGAGCATCAAATAATGACATAAGAATTGGTGAATCTATATTTTTGCTGGGTCTGGCAAAGAACAAACAACAGATCATGGACGTTTTAGGCACTCTGAAAGAGTACAGTGATGATGCTAAAAAGATGTATACTTATGTTTCCAGGGATGAGTTCAAAAGTTCATGGCAAAACTGGCTTAAACAACTTCAGACTGAAATGAGCGCTAGATAAAATTGATATAAATTTTGCCGGAGAGATAGGAAAATGGTGGAGATGTATCAGGAGAATGTTGAAATATCAAGCAATGGGGACAGCCTTTTTGATCAGGAAATCTATGTCAAAGGCGATTTAATTAATAAGGGTTCAGGGGATCTGGAACTTGATTCCGGCATGATCGAGGGTAATTTTAAGCATATGGGAACAGGTGATATTAAAACAAGAGGAACTATTATCATTGGCGGAGATCTTGTTTTGCAGGGTGTCGGGGATGTGAAGGGCGATTTCATTGTTTTAGGCAAGTTAGTTAAGATCGGTTCGGGAGATGTTTCCGGCAGCATATCTGCTTCTGGCTACAACATAGGCGGATGTGGTGATTTTTTAGCTAAAAGAGCTCCTTTGACAGCTGATGCTTTGGAAAAAATAAAGAACTCTTTTGGCGTGATCTCAAATCTTAAGCCTTCTGAACAGGATAAAGCCAATGAATCAATTGAACAAAACCTGAAGCTGCCTTTTGATCAGATCGCAAAGCAGGGGATAATAATCAATGTTTATGGTGACTATGTTGAAAACGGCGGTGTCAAGACAGGTGATATCCGTGGGGAATATGTTGATATTGCAAGTGGTTCTGCATCGATAAGCAAGAAGATCTACCAGAATACAGGAGAGCCTGTGGATGGAGGTAAACAGAGTGGCGAGTTGATAGCAATTGATATTGTACGAACCCTAAATGAATTGCGAGAACACTGTGATAACGATGATGATATATTTTCCATATGTCTCAAACTTGATGTGTTATCCAAAAAGTTTACTGATCAGGATATAGTAAACAATATCCTTACTTTAAAAAGAATGCTAAAAACACTGAACTCTGATGATTTTGCCAAACCTAAGGATTCTGATAAAAAAAGAATCACAGGAGTGTGCAAATACATTGAAGATGTTTATCTTAGCAATCTTATCCACGGAAGCAAAGAACAGGACAAAAACTAATACTCAAAAAGGTGGAGATCATGCAGGTGGATGGTAACAAGAATGTAGTGGCCAATGCGGGCGGTATCGCCAAACATATCACAAAAATCAATATCAATGGCATGAGCGAGGAGCAATTCAAAATGATCTCTGCTCAGCTGAGTAAGGTCTTATCTGCAATCAGAGTAAAAGATATGATCGGTGATAAGTCTGAAGGTGTGACTCCAGAGCAGCAGGTTATTGTCAGGGAAGTGGAAAAAAAGGTCAAAGATGCGGACTCCTTATATAATGAAACCATCGGCACACCTGAAACATATCTTCCGCTCGGCGATTTTGAATATGAATGCGGCAATTTTGAAAAAGCACTGAACTATTATAAATAGCTCTGGAACTAAATCCGAAATACGATTCAGCGTGGTACAATAAAGGCTTTGTTCTGTATGATCTTGGCCAAAAGGAAGAGGCTAAAAGGTGCTATGAAAAAGCCAGGGAAATAAATCCTAAACTTAGATGATAGAATTCAGTGAGCAAGGAAGCAATGGGAGCAAATGTGCCGTTTTTGATGTGCAGGTGATTTTGTGGAGCTGTCTATCAAAATTAAAAGGGAAAGCGAATTCTATAAAGGCTGCATTCGTTTTAAAGTAACGGTTGCTAATGAAAGTGATTATGTTATAACTGATGTTACTCTTGATTTTAAAATAGACGAAACTATTTTGCACATCGTTCAGCATGACAAATGTTCTGCCAGGAACGGGCAATTACAGTTTGTGCTGGGTAATATCAAACGTCACAATTCAAAGACCTTCACAGTTCTGTTCGAACCTCTTACGTGTACTGAATCTACTGATATCAGGTGCCTGGTCACATATGCGGACCATGAAGAAAATATGAATTCTACTTTCATGGAGCCCAAAAGAGATAAGCGTCATCTGTCCAATAATGGAGACAGATCAGGACATAAATATAGGCAGGCTCAAGGAATTCATAGAAAATCTTCCAGTCAAAGACAGCCGTATTTATGAGATTCAAAGCGGTTTTGACTTAAACAGGCTTAAGACCACTTCCCGTGAAGTCGTGGAAAAACATCATGTGCGTCATATAAGCACTTTGCACAGATTTGATGGGAATATATGTGAGATGTGGTATTACGGTAGGACAAAGGTCAAAGAGTATGATAGTGTTATCAAGGTTTCGATTTTTACCGAGGATAAAAACGTCGAACTCTTTGCAGCTACCCAAACCCTTGAAGGGCTGACAGGTCTGCTGGCAGAGTTCGGACGTGAAATTAAAGATGCTGTAGAGTTGGGGGTAAGCGGCAGGGGTAACGTCAGTTTAATCGTAAGGAACTCTAAAATTGATCGCATTAACCTTGTTGACCTGTGCAATATGGACGGTACCTGCGACAAGAATATTATTATCGAGAACACCAGCATTACTCGCACTGATATGGGTTCTTCAGATGATCATGAAATTGACTTGCCACGTAGTAACATTGCTGGTGTTAATGGAAATAGAGAATGTCCTGTTTGCTTCAATATTATCGACCAGTCAAATAAATCTCTCTTGTGTCAGGAATGCGGGACCAGGTTCTGCCAGACCTGTGAAAGCTGGTACCGGGAAGAAAGGGAACGTGGGGAACACCCTCTTTGCAAGAGTTGTTTCACTGCGGAGCAGGAGAGAAAATTTAGAGACGAAGAAGAAAACACTCGTTTGAAAAGAGAGCAGGAAGAACAGGAAAGATTGCATTGGGAAAAGGAAAAAGAGGAAATTTTAGCCAAGGAAGCTGCACGTTTGAAAGCTGCTGAAGAGGCGGAAAATAGAAAGAAGGCAGAAGCAGAGAAGAAATGGCTGGAAGAAAAAAAGGTCAAACAAAGAGCCCGATGAAACTGCAAAGAAACCTGCTGCTTCGATCAAGAACTCTATTGGCATGGAATTTGTGCTCATCCCAGCAGGGGAGTTCCAGATGGGTTCTAATGGGGATGATAGGGAAAAACCCGTTCACAAAGTTAAAATCTCCAAGCCCTTTTACCTTTGTAAGTATCCTGTGACCCAGAAGGAGTGGATTGCTGTCATGGGTAGCAATCCTTCAAATTTAGAGGGAGACAACAATCCCGTGGAAAGCGTATCATGGGACGATGTTCAGGAGTTTGTTAAGAAGCTGAACGCAACGGAAGGTACTGACAAGTACCGTCTTCCATCTGAGGCAAAGTGGGAATACGCCTGCAGGGCGGATACAACCACTAAGTATTCTTTCGGGGATGATGAGGCAAAACTTGGAGAATATGCCTGGTACGATAAGAACTCAGGAAAGAAAACCCAACCTGTTGGACAGAAGAAACCGAATCCTTGGGGTTTGTATGATATGCATGGCAATGTATGGGAGTGGGTGCAGGATAACTGGCATCATTCTTACAAAGGTGCACCGGCTGATGGTAGTGTATGGGAAAATGAGAGTAGCTCCCGCCGGGTCTTACGTGGTGGCAGCTGGTGCAATGTCGCCGGGGGCTGTCGGTCGGCGGTTCGCGGCAGCGGCGTCCCGGTCAACCGCTACTACGACCTCGGTTTCCGTCTTCTTAGGGCAGTGTAGCCACTTTCGACTTTACCACTTTACGACTTTATTGCAAAATGGCTGTAAGGGAAAATCGCGGCTTAAGCCCGAGCAGGTGCGTGCGTAGCCGCACAGGCGAGGTGCGCAAGCGGCTCCCTGAAAATGTAAAACGGTTGAATAAAATGATAAAGGATAAATAATAAAAGCAAAGAACAGGTAACATATTTTCATAATGGTGTCTTTCGTGAATCCAGCCATCAAAATTACAAGAGAAACAGAATTCTATCAGGGTTACATTCGTTTGAGGGTGTCTGTGACCAATGATAGTCCTTACTCTGTAATGGATGTTACTTTAGATTTCATTTATGATACCGATATATTACAAATTGAGAAGCATAAACCACTATCCATTAATGTAAAGCAGGGAAAGTACATTTTAGGAAATATTGATAGTGGTAATCACAAGTCCATTGTAGTCGACTTCGATCCACAAATCTGCTCCAAAGGTACTTATATTGACTGCGATGTTACCTTCAAGGATTATAAGGGTAAGCGTAGTATGTGTCAGATGGAGCCAATGAAGATTAGTGTCATTTGCCCCATATTGAACACTGAATCTGATATTAATATCGGTATACTCAAAGAGTTAGTTGAAAAGCTTCCAAGCCGTGACAGTCGTATTTATGAAGTACAGAACAGTTTTGATACGGAGAAGCTTGTGAATCTTTCCAAAGAGATTCTCCAGAAGCATAGTGTGAAACATGTTAGGACTATGCATGACCTTGATGGTAAAAAGTGGGAGATCTGGTACTACGGCAAGACCAAGGTCGATAAACATGAACTTGTAATCAAGATCTCTATCACTACTGCAGCCAATTCCCTTGAACTGTTCGCAGCCACACGGACCTCTGAATCACTGACTGGATTGCTCGCTGAGATTGGGCGAGAGCTTAGAGATTCCATTGAATCAAAGGTCAGTGGAAGAGGAAGAGTGATCAATGTCATTATAAGCAAGTCAAAGATAGATCGTAGCAACCTTCTAGATCTTTGCAATATAGACGGTACTTGCGATGTAAATGTGGTTCTCGAGAAAAGTGAGATCGACCGCAGTAACCTTGGCTCTTCCAAAAAGCATGAAAAAAATTTACATGGGGATGATCATACTGTCGACGTCGGTAAGCTCCCTCAGGTTCAGTCTCCGAAAAAGACTAAGGCAGAAAAGCCTTCTGATCCCCATAAGTCAAAAATAGGCAAAAAAGCATTAATTTTTTCAGTATTAATTATCATCGTACTAGCAGGTTACGGGATAGGGGCTCAGTACAGGGAGGTGGATTATACAAATTCCATTGGCATGGAGTTCATGCTCATCCCTGCAGGTGAGTTCGTGATGGGTTCTAGTGATACAGGCTTGGCTCACGAAGTAACAATCGAGAATGCTTACTATCTTGGCAAGTATGAAGTGACACAGGAACAGTGGATTTCTATTATGGGGGATAATCCATCGCACATCAAAGGTGACAATAATCCAGTTGAATCTGTTTCCTGGAATGATGTGCAGGAGTTCGTAAAGAGACTGAACGCAAAGGAAGGCACGGACAAGTACCGCCTGCCATCCGAAGCCGAGTGGGAGTACGCCTGCAGGGCAGGCACAACAACAAGATATTCCTTTGGAGACGCTGATTCTAAATTGGGGGAGTATGCATGGTATCTTGATAATTCAGAAAGCACTACCCATCCAGTGGGCCAGAAGAAACCAAATCCATGGGGATTGTATGATATGTATGGCAATGTATGGGAATGGGTACAGGATAGATGGCATGATTCTTATGAAAGTGCAACGACTGATGGTAGTGCATGGGAAGATGGCAGTAGCTCCTTCCGGGTCTTACGTGGCGGTTGCTGGAGCGTTAACGCTGGTTACTGCCAGTCAGCCTATCGCAACAGCGACGACCCAGACTACTTCCACAACGGCCTCGGCTTCCGTTTTCTTATGGAAGTGTAGGCCACTTACTACTTTACCACTTTATCTCATACTGGGTCCCAAAAATGAGACTTAAGCTCGAGCCAATGCGTGCGTAGTCGCACAGGCAAGGTGCGCAAGTGGTCCTGGGAAAATGTAAAACGGTTGTATAAAATCATAAAGGATATATAGTAAAAAGCAAACAACAGATGACATAATTTTATTTTAACGGAGTATTTCATGGATCCAGCTATTCAAATTACCAGAGAAACCGAATTCTATCAGGGTTATATTCGGTTTAAGATGGCTGTGACTAATGAAAGTCCTTATGCTGTAAACGAAGTTACTCTTGATTTCATCTATGATGATGAGCTTCTTCGAATGGACAGGTATGAACCTGGTTATCCAGAAAAAAAAGGCAAGCTCCATTTAGGCAGCATTGATGGTGGTAAATCCAAATCCATTGCTATATACTTTGATCCTCAGATGTGTTCCAAAGGTACTGATATAGATTGTAATGTAGCTTATAAGGACTACAAAGGCAAGCGATACATAGTGCAAATGGAACCCAAAGAGATCAGTGTTATCTGTCCAATTTTTCGAACTGTTTCTGATATCAACACTGGCCGACTTAAAGAGATCCTGGACAGATTGCCTCATAGCGAGAGCCGTGTATTTGAGGTACTTAACAGTTTTGATATGTCTAAACTGGTCCATCTGTCCCGGGAAGTCATAGAAAAACGCAATGTTAGGCACATACGTACTCTGCATACCAAAGATAAGACCAACTATGAACTCTGGTACTATGGCAAGACAAAAGTTAATGATGATGATATTGTAATCAAGATATCATTTCTTGCTGTGCATCATACTGTTGAACTTTTTACAGCTACTCAGACTGCTGAATCCTTAACAGGTTTACTTGCTGAAGTTGGAAAGGACCTTAAAGCTACCATTGAATCGAAAGTTACTGGTAAAGGGCGATTCAATCTTAATCTCATTAATTCCAGGGTTACTGGTAATACCATAAACAACCTGCTTGATCAGTGTAATATGGATGGAACTTGTGATGTCAATATTGTTATTGATAACATCAACGAGCGCACCACTTCTGGTATCTCGAGCGTTAATGATGCCAGTATTTTGAATGAGCAAGAAGAACAAAGACTCGAAGCTGAAAAACAAGCTCTTATAAAGATAGAACAGGAAAAGCAAGAGAGCTTGCAGAAGGAAAATGCAGAACAAGAGCTGTTACGCAAGCGTGAAGCAGAGAATTTGAAAAAGCAAAGGGAAGAGCAAGAGCGAATTAAAGCTGCTGAAGAAACTAAAAGAAAAGAAGAAGAATACGCTCGTTTGAAGAAAGAAAAAGAAAGACAGGAACAGTTACAAAAAGAAAAAGCGGAAAAAGAGCTCTTATGGCAGCGTGAAGAAGAATGGTCGAAAAAACAAAAGGAAAAGCTAGAGCAGATAAAAGCTTCTGAGGAAGCTAAATTAAATCAAATAGAAGAACAAGCTCTTCTAAAGATAGAGCGTGAGAAGCAAGAGCGCTTGCAGAAAGAAAAAGAAGAGCAAGAGCTGTTACGCAAGCGTGAAGAAGAGGAAAAACTAAGAGAAAAGAGAGAAAAAGAAAAGCAACTTAAAGCAGCCGAAGAAACTAAAAAAAGAAAAGAAGAAAAGGCGGCTGACAGAAAGCGTATCAGAGAGCAACAAAAAGCTGAAAGAGCTAAATCTAAAACGTCAACTCCAAAAGAATATAGTTCAACATTTGGAAGAATGACTTATTTTATTTTAGCTATTGTTCTGATTGCAGGTTTCGGATTAATTATTATGGAACTAAATAATAAGCAGGATACACCTATTACTGATACATCTCTGTCTACTTCTCAAGTAATTTCTCAAACATATAGTAATTCCATAGGCATGGATTTTGTTCTAATTCCAGCTGGTACTTTTGAGATGGGGTCCGATTATACCGAATCTACTCAACCCGTACATCAAGTGACTATTGGGAAAAATTATTATCTTGGCAAGTATGAGGTTACTCAAGCTCAGTGGAAAAAAGTGATGGGAAGTAATCCTTCGTATTCAGTAGGTGACAATTACCCTGTAGAACAAGTATCATGGAATGATATACAGGAATTTGTCAGGAAGCTGAATGAAATGGAAGGTACTAATACGTATAGATTACCTTCTGAGGCTGAATGGGAATATGCCTGTAGAGCCGGTACCAGTTCATCCTATTCTTTTGGTAATGCTGTATCTATGTTGACTGAATACGCATGGTACAATGGTAATTCCAAAAACGTCGTTTATTCTGTAGGTCAAAAAAAGTCAAATGTATGGGGATTGTATGACATGCATGGTAATGTAGCAGAATGGGTACAGGATGAATGGCATGATGATTACCAAGGTGCCC harbors:
- a CDS encoding formylglycine-generating enzyme family protein; translation: MEFVLIPAGEFQMGSNGDDREKPVHKVKISKPFYLCKYPVTQKEWIAVMGSNPSNLEGDNNPVESVSWDDVQEFVKKLNATEGTDKYRLPSEAKWEYACRADTTTKYSFGDDEAKLGEYAWYDKNSGKKTQPVGQKKPNPWGLYDMHGNVWEWVQDNWHHSYKGAPADGSVWENESSSRRVLRGGSWCNVAGGCRSAVRGSGVPVNRYYDLGFRLLRAV
- a CDS encoding S8 family peptidase; its protein translation is EKLWDGIGNVVIPPQPHTGIDLELAESVPMIMEHPDHYLLERFPENNELIDGSGVKVCIIDTGIDRFHPDLRDRIVFIKDFTKDNDGVDYIGHGTHVAGIVAGNGTASHGSSKGVAPGADLYVAKVFSGNGGGAELTNILDAIEWAVDNKMDVVNMSLGSELPGCDGTCHLCRAADWAAENEVTVMLSAGNSGSRKGTITCPANSKYSLAVGALDKVHKIAEFSSRGPTLDGRPKPDIVTPGVSIKAARASNTSMGKPVDQYYTIASGTSMAAPHGSGVASLLIQIYRHYSKKQFGHEIQLSSKDIKNIMMQGTIDIDTDANVAGEA
- a CDS encoding formylglycine-generating enzyme family protein, whose product is MNPAIKITRETEFYQGYIRLRVSVTNDSPYSVMDVTLDFIYDTDILQIEKHKPLSINVKQGKYILGNIDSGNHKSIVVDFDPQICSKGTYIDCDVTFKDYKGKRSMCQMEPMKISVICPILNTESDINIGILKELVEKLPSRDSRIYEVQNSFDTEKLVNLSKEILQKHSVKHVRTMHDLDGKKWEIWYYGKTKVDKHELVIKISITTAANSLELFAATRTSESLTGLLAEIGRELRDSIESKVSGRGRVINVIISKSKIDRSNLLDLCNIDGTCDVNVVLEKSEIDRSNLGSSKKHEKNLHGDDHTVDVGKLPQVQSPKKTKAEKPSDPHKSKIGKKALIFSVLIIIVLAGYGIGAQYREVDYTNSIGMEFMLIPAGEFVMGSSDTGLAHEVTIENAYYLGKYEVTQEQWISIMGDNPSHIKGDNNPVESVSWNDVQEFVKRLNAKEGTDKYRLPSEAEWEYACRAGTTTRYSFGDADSKLGEYAWYLDNSESTTHPVGQKKPNPWGLYDMYGNVWEWVQDRWHDSYESATTDGSAWEDGSSSFRVLRGGCWSVNAGYCQSAYRNSDDPDYFHNGLGFRFLMEV
- a CDS encoding SUMF1/EgtB/PvdO family nonheme iron enzyme; protein product: MDPAIQITRETEFYQGYIRFKMAVTNESPYAVNEVTLDFIYDDELLRMDRYEPGYPEKKGKLHLGSIDGGKSKSIAIYFDPQMCSKGTDIDCNVAYKDYKGKRYIVQMEPKEISVICPIFRTVSDINTGRLKEILDRLPHSESRVFEVLNSFDMSKLVHLSREVIEKRNVRHIRTLHTKDKTNYELWYYGKTKVNDDDIVIKISFLAVHHTVELFTATQTAESLTGLLAEVGKDLKATIESKVTGKGRFNLNLINSRVTGNTINNLLDQCNMDGTCDVNIVIDNINERTTSGISSVNDASILNEQEEQRLEAEKQALIKIEQEKQESLQKENAEQELLRKREAENLKKQREEQERIKAAEETKRKEEEYARLKKEKERQEQLQKEKAEKELLWQREEEWSKKQKEKLEQIKASEEAKLNQIEEQALLKIEREKQERLQKEKEEQELLRKREEEEKLREKREKEKQLKAAEETKKRKEEKAADRKRIREQQKAERAKSKTSTPKEYSSTFGRMTYFILAIVLIAGFGLIIMELNNKQDTPITDTSLSTSQVISQTYSNSIGMDFVLIPAGTFEMGSDYTESTQPVHQVTIGKNYYLGKYEVTQAQWKKVMGSNPSYSVGDNYPVEQVSWNDIQEFVRKLNEMEGTNTYRLPSEAEWEYACRAGTSSSYSFGNAVSMLTEYAWYNGNSKNVVYSVGQKKSNVWGLYDMHGNVAEWVQDEWHDDYQGAPTDGSAWEDGTNSACVCRSGSFFHNADYCLSAYRDQGDPDSRVYFLGFRLLKEV